The following proteins are encoded in a genomic region of Tumebacillus amylolyticus:
- the pdhA gene encoding pyruvate dehydrogenase (acetyl-transferring) E1 component subunit alpha, with the protein MQPTEQQQPTATHETLSNELLLDMYRSMILVRHFDRRAVHLQRTGRLGTYAPLEGQEAAQVGCGYALDKRDWLFPTYREHGVSIVHGLPMSTIFLYWNGRPEGCVPPEGVNIFPVSVPIATQVPHAVGAAWASKLKGEDVVSVGFLGDGATSEGDFHEAMNFAGVFKLPVIIFCQNNGFAISVPLSKQTAVETLAEKAAGYGVEGVRVDGNDLLAVYETVKKAADKARRGEGPTFIEAVTYRYGSHTTADDHTRYREASEVEEWKAKDPIDRVKKILIERGVWSEEQDLAEWAKVDGDVQAAIDEMQATPSVAHDRLFDYAYAELPQDLIEQRDEVRRLYGNGGAK; encoded by the coding sequence ATGCAACCGACAGAACAGCAACAACCGACTGCTACCCACGAAACGCTGTCGAACGAATTGCTCCTCGACATGTATCGCTCGATGATTTTGGTCCGGCACTTTGACCGTCGCGCTGTCCATCTCCAGCGAACGGGCCGTCTCGGCACGTACGCGCCGCTGGAAGGACAGGAGGCCGCGCAGGTCGGCTGTGGATATGCGTTAGACAAACGAGATTGGTTGTTCCCGACGTACCGTGAGCATGGTGTTTCCATCGTACACGGGCTGCCGATGAGTACGATTTTTCTCTATTGGAACGGTCGTCCGGAGGGCTGTGTGCCGCCGGAGGGCGTGAATATCTTCCCCGTGTCGGTGCCGATTGCGACGCAAGTTCCGCATGCGGTAGGTGCGGCGTGGGCTTCGAAACTCAAGGGCGAAGATGTGGTCAGCGTCGGATTCCTCGGCGACGGCGCGACGTCGGAAGGGGACTTCCACGAAGCGATGAACTTCGCCGGCGTGTTCAAACTGCCGGTGATCATCTTCTGCCAGAACAACGGCTTCGCGATCTCCGTCCCGCTCTCCAAGCAGACGGCGGTCGAAACGCTCGCCGAAAAAGCGGCGGGCTACGGTGTCGAAGGTGTGCGCGTGGATGGCAACGATCTTCTCGCCGTCTACGAAACGGTGAAAAAAGCGGCGGACAAAGCGCGCCGCGGTGAAGGTCCGACTTTTATCGAAGCTGTGACCTACCGCTATGGTTCGCACACGACCGCCGACGACCACACCCGCTATCGGGAAGCGTCGGAAGTCGAAGAATGGAAAGCGAAAGACCCGATCGACCGTGTGAAAAAAATTCTGATCGAGCGCGGCGTTTGGAGCGAAGAGCAAGACCTCGCCGAGTGGGCGAAAGTCGACGGCGACGTGCAAGCGGCCATCGACGAGATGCAAGCCACACCGTCCGTTGCGCATGACCGTCTGTTTGATTACGCGTACGCGGAGTTGCCGCAAGATTTGATCGAGCAGCGCGACGAAGTGCGCCGTCTGTACGGAAACGGAGGGGCGAAGTGA
- a CDS encoding alpha-ketoacid dehydrogenase subunit beta, with protein MAKMTIIQAITEGLRVALREDERVLVLGEDVGVNGGVFRATEGLQGEFGPHRVVDTPLAEAGIIGSSVGLAVNGMRPIPEIQFFGFIYPAMEQIVAHVSRVRMRSQGRFTCPMVIRAPYGAGIRAPELHGDSPEAFFVHQPGIKVVCPSNPYDAKGLLLASIDDPDPVLFLEPLRMYRAFREEVPEGRYTVELGKANVVKPGKDVSVFAWGTMLRVALEAAKAAAEKGVDVEVVDLRTLSPLDRETIAESVKKTGRAVVVHEAPKTAGLGAEIAAVIQDEAFLYLEAPVVRVAGYDTPQPLFSLEDIFAPDAKRILHGIDKAMNF; from the coding sequence ATGGCAAAGATGACGATTATCCAAGCGATCACAGAGGGTCTGCGCGTCGCCCTGCGCGAAGATGAGCGCGTGCTTGTTTTAGGCGAAGACGTCGGCGTTAACGGCGGTGTTTTCCGAGCGACGGAAGGGTTGCAGGGCGAATTCGGTCCGCACCGTGTCGTGGACACGCCGCTTGCGGAGGCGGGCATCATCGGTTCGTCGGTCGGTTTAGCGGTCAACGGGATGCGTCCGATTCCAGAAATTCAGTTCTTTGGATTCATCTATCCGGCGATGGAGCAGATTGTCGCGCACGTTTCGCGCGTGCGGATGCGTTCGCAAGGGCGTTTTACCTGCCCGATGGTCATCCGCGCTCCGTATGGGGCGGGGATTCGGGCCCCTGAGTTGCATGGAGATTCGCCGGAGGCGTTTTTTGTACACCAGCCGGGGATCAAAGTCGTGTGTCCGTCGAATCCATATGATGCCAAAGGCTTGTTGCTGGCGTCGATTGACGATCCGGACCCGGTGTTGTTCTTGGAGCCGTTGCGCATGTACCGCGCCTTTCGAGAGGAAGTGCCGGAGGGGCGGTATACGGTTGAGCTTGGCAAAGCCAATGTCGTGAAGCCGGGCAAAGATGTGTCCGTTTTTGCCTGGGGGACGATGTTGCGCGTGGCGCTGGAAGCTGCGAAGGCTGCGGCGGAGAAGGGCGTGGATGTGGAAGTTGTCGATCTGCGCACGCTGTCGCCGCTGGACCGCGAGACGATTGCCGAGTCGGTGAAAAAAACCGGCCGTGCCGTCGTCGTCCATGAAGCGCCGAAAACGGCGGGGCTTGGAGCGGAGATTGCCGCAGTGATTCAAGACGAAGCGTTCTTGTATTTAGAGGCACCGGTGGTGCGGGTCGCGGGGTATGACACGCCGCAGCCGTTGTTCTCGCTGGAAGATATTTTTGCGCCGGATGCGAAGCGAATCTTGCATGGCATCGACAAGGCGATGAACTTCTGA
- a CDS encoding dihydrolipoamide acetyltransferase family protein, translating to MTVAFKLPDVGEGIHEAEIVRWLVNVGDTVREFDPIVEVQTDKALVELPAPTTGTILEIKAQAGHLAYVGDVIVVFGEKGVEPAVEVSSAAGTTTPAGNVSSAAGTTTSRNDNLSSDKIKSSAAEAVQAGAQPPHPAGRPLATPATRKLARELGVDLKLVPGTGKGGRITKEDLQLFHQGGTSTATTPNVHEEVVASYDNPPVTSAPTSAPIAIPPGTPGTEERVPLRGLRRTIANRMVQSAFTAPHVTAFDDVDMTDLITYRKQANALLTDRNVKLTFLPFILKALVSALKAHPYLNAHMDDAASEIVLKKDYNIGIAVDTPDGLLVPVVKHVDRKSILDLASEIKHLVDKTQARTLDLAEMKGGTFTISNMGPIGGLFATPILNYPEVGILGIHKIEEKPVVRNGEIVIRSMMNLSLSFDHRVIDGATAVRFTNHMKRLLENPNLMFLEMN from the coding sequence ATGACCGTCGCATTTAAATTGCCGGATGTCGGCGAAGGCATCCACGAAGCGGAGATCGTCCGCTGGCTGGTCAACGTCGGTGACACCGTCCGCGAGTTCGACCCGATTGTCGAAGTCCAAACGGACAAAGCGCTCGTAGAACTCCCTGCGCCGACCACCGGCACGATCTTAGAAATCAAAGCCCAAGCCGGTCACCTCGCCTACGTCGGCGACGTCATCGTCGTCTTCGGCGAAAAAGGAGTCGAGCCTGCGGTCGAAGTTTCCAGTGCAGCAGGCACCACGACACCTGCAGGTAATGTCTCCAGTGCCGCAGGCACGACGACTTCCCGAAACGATAATCTATCATCAGATAAGATAAAATCTTCCGCCGCCGAGGCCGTGCAGGCCGGAGCGCAACCACCCCACCCTGCCGGCCGCCCGCTCGCAACTCCCGCCACGCGAAAACTCGCGCGTGAACTCGGAGTTGACCTGAAGCTCGTCCCCGGCACCGGCAAAGGAGGTCGCATCACCAAGGAAGATCTCCAACTCTTCCACCAAGGCGGCACGTCCACCGCGACGACTCCAAACGTTCACGAAGAAGTCGTCGCATCCTACGACAACCCGCCGGTCACATCTGCACCGACCTCGGCCCCGATTGCCATCCCGCCGGGTACCCCGGGCACCGAAGAACGCGTCCCGCTGCGCGGTCTGCGCCGCACCATCGCCAACCGCATGGTGCAATCCGCCTTCACCGCGCCGCACGTCACCGCTTTCGACGATGTGGACATGACCGACCTGATCACCTATCGCAAGCAGGCAAACGCGCTGCTCACCGACCGCAACGTCAAACTCACGTTCTTGCCGTTCATCCTCAAAGCGTTGGTCTCGGCTCTCAAAGCCCACCCGTACCTCAACGCCCACATGGACGACGCAGCAAGTGAGATCGTTCTGAAAAAAGACTACAACATCGGAATCGCAGTCGACACCCCGGACGGCCTGCTCGTCCCGGTCGTCAAACACGTCGACCGCAAAAGCATCCTCGACCTCGCATCCGAAATCAAACACCTCGTCGACAAAACCCAAGCCCGCACCCTCGACTTGGCTGAGATGAAGGGCGGGACCTTCACGATCTCCAACATGGGCCCGATCGGCGGACTTTTTGCCACCCCGATCCTCAACTACCCGGAGGTCGGCATCTTGGGCATCCACAAAATCGAGGAAAAACCGGTCGTGCGCAACGGCGAAATCGTCATCCGCTCGATGATGAACCTCTCGCTCTCGTTCGACCACCGAGTTATCGACGGCGCAACGGCTGTGCGTTTCACGAACCACATGAAACGCCTGCTGGAAAACCCGAACCTCATGTTCTTGGAGATGAACTAA
- the lpdA gene encoding dihydrolipoyl dehydrogenase — MVVGDIAVETEVVVIGGGPGGYVAAIRAAQLGLDVTLIDKDTVGGVCLNRGCIPSKALIHAAKTAASALKADHMGIKVSGVEVDMEQVQTWKNGVVNKLTGGVQSLLKANGVNVVSGNAVIMADNRIGVETSTGMEYFKFEHCILATGSRPVQLPTFPFDGEYILSSTEALTLTEVPPTLLVLGGGYIGLELGTAYAKLGSQVTVIEMGPNLLPGVDPTLVQIVKKNLKKIGVEILTQAAASGYEIREGQLHVTVEVAGESRVLRADKMLVTVGRRPNTEELGLEQVGLAPDARGLLETDGQMRTKHPKIFAIGDITHGPLLAHKASKEAIVAAEAIAGHASEMDPIAIPAVIFTDPEIATVGLSEAQAKEQGMEVVTGKFPFAANGRALTTNDGDGFCSVVAERETGVVLGVHIVGPDASTLIGEATLAIEMGATLEDFHLTVHPHPSLSEVLMEAAADADGVAVHIAKRK, encoded by the coding sequence ATGGTAGTCGGAGATATCGCAGTAGAAACCGAAGTCGTCGTCATCGGCGGCGGCCCCGGCGGGTATGTCGCCGCCATCCGTGCCGCCCAACTGGGCCTCGACGTCACCCTGATCGACAAAGACACCGTCGGCGGCGTCTGCCTCAACCGGGGATGCATCCCGTCCAAAGCCTTGATCCACGCCGCAAAAACGGCCGCCTCCGCCCTCAAAGCGGATCACATGGGAATCAAGGTCTCCGGCGTCGAAGTCGACATGGAACAAGTGCAGACTTGGAAAAACGGCGTCGTCAACAAACTGACCGGCGGCGTGCAATCTCTGCTCAAAGCAAACGGGGTCAACGTCGTGTCCGGCAACGCCGTGATCATGGCAGACAACCGAATCGGCGTAGAAACGTCGACGGGGATGGAGTATTTCAAATTTGAACACTGCATCCTCGCCACCGGGTCCCGCCCGGTGCAACTCCCGACCTTCCCGTTTGACGGCGAGTACATCCTCTCGTCTACGGAAGCGCTCACTTTGACCGAAGTCCCGCCGACGCTGCTCGTGCTCGGCGGCGGCTACATCGGTCTCGAACTCGGCACCGCCTATGCCAAACTGGGCAGCCAAGTCACCGTGATCGAAATGGGTCCGAACCTCCTGCCCGGCGTCGACCCGACGCTGGTGCAGATCGTCAAGAAAAACTTGAAAAAAATCGGAGTGGAAATTCTCACCCAAGCGGCCGCCTCAGGCTATGAGATCCGCGAAGGCCAGCTCCACGTCACCGTCGAAGTCGCAGGCGAATCGCGAGTCCTTCGTGCCGACAAAATGCTCGTCACCGTAGGCCGCCGCCCGAACACCGAAGAGCTCGGCTTGGAGCAAGTCGGCTTGGCTCCGGACGCGCGCGGGCTCTTGGAGACCGATGGGCAGATGCGCACGAAGCATCCGAAGATCTTCGCCATCGGCGACATCACCCACGGGCCGTTGCTCGCTCACAAAGCAAGCAAAGAAGCGATTGTCGCCGCCGAAGCGATTGCGGGTCATGCAAGCGAGATGGACCCCATTGCGATTCCGGCGGTGATCTTCACCGATCCGGAGATTGCGACGGTCGGGTTGAGTGAAGCGCAGGCGAAGGAGCAGGGGATGGAAGTCGTAACGGGCAAGTTTCCATTTGCCGCGAACGGCCGTGCGTTGACGACGAACGACGGGGATGGATTCTGTTCGGTCGTGGCCGAGCGTGAGACAGGCGTTGTCCTCGGCGTGCACATCGTCGGCCCTGATGCGTCCACGTTGATCGGGGAAGCAACGCTTGCCATCGAGATGGGAGCTACACTGGAGGACTTCCATCTGACGGTGCATCCGCATCCGTCACTTTCCGAAGTGCTGATGGAAGCCGCAGCCGATGCAGACGGCGTCGCGGTGCACATCGCCAAGCGCAAGTAA
- a CDS encoding Na-translocating system protein MpsC family protein, with product MQTKEYEADLSGFFGRLFRENFGKGPESVFTTMSGPFITVYLRNFIAPMERVLYEQGNEQIVEKTRDSLIQLLLPEIRAYVKILTGIEAQEIYYDWNLHNRSGMFNVIGRESFTKEPVPEESYHGRDDLHEELLVLSHQVQKTPEAISSFVLNPRTLLVLREGILVPIEKELIRLGFRETLALAKRTLEKNYLHNNNHFEAILGKRVIDLFVDWDFERDKSVFLFITKPTDAVK from the coding sequence TTGCAGACCAAAGAGTACGAAGCGGACTTGTCCGGTTTCTTCGGGCGGTTGTTCCGAGAGAACTTCGGCAAAGGGCCGGAGTCGGTGTTTACCACCATGTCGGGCCCGTTTATCACCGTGTACCTGCGCAACTTCATCGCCCCGATGGAACGTGTGTTGTACGAACAGGGCAACGAACAGATCGTGGAGAAAACCCGCGATTCGCTCATTCAACTTCTCCTCCCGGAGATTCGAGCGTATGTGAAGATCTTGACCGGGATCGAAGCCCAAGAGATCTACTACGACTGGAACTTGCACAATCGCTCCGGCATGTTCAATGTGATCGGACGTGAATCGTTCACCAAGGAACCTGTCCCCGAAGAATCCTACCACGGACGCGACGATCTCCACGAGGAACTGCTCGTCTTGAGTCACCAAGTGCAGAAAACTCCGGAGGCCATCTCTTCGTTCGTCCTCAACCCGCGCACGCTCCTCGTCTTGCGGGAAGGTATCCTCGTTCCGATTGAGAAGGAATTGATTCGCCTCGGCTTCCGCGAAACGTTGGCGCTCGCCAAGCGGACGCTTGAGAAAAACTACCTGCACAACAACAACCACTTTGAAGCAATCCTCGGCAAGCGGGTGATTGACCTGTTTGTCGATTGGGATTTTGAACGAGACAAGTCGGTGTTTCTGTTTATCACGAAGCCGACAGATGCAGTCAAATAG